The sequence atttgtaattagttactcgaagatatagatacacaggggaccacctgtagcggtattttcgaatacctcgaaaccattctgcacttcgcaatcataacttaaattgtgtttcttttgaCAGTATACTGTCATTAGTTCGGCCTCGGGACACTGGGAGCGCTAAAATACTAGGCCACAgttttaaggggctagtctaccctcgatttgtaactagaaaatacctagaatcttactagattttgggtcgaaaatatgggtttgcggccagacgttgattgaccttattagaacaaattgtgggctgtgtgagggctcattcgaaagaggaaggttagacgcagcgcgcttttctcacgaggttaacgagattatgtttatatctaataatatgatggcccaaagtcgagaaaaaatctaggaaaaaatcccgcagatttcaatgcattttctgtctctaatagacttttttggcttatgagatgagaaaagcgcgctgcgttgaaccttcctctttcgaatgagccctcacacagcccacaatttgttctaatagggtcaatcaacgtctgggcgcagatccatgtttcgacccatttttctagtaagattctagttatttgctagatatttgctatttactagaatggggattttttcctagattttttctcgactttgggccatcatattattagatataaacataatctcgttaacctcgtgagaaaagcgcgctgcgtctaaccttcctctttcgaatgagccctcacacagcccacaatttgttctaataaggtcaatcaacgtctggccgcaaacccatattttcgacccaaaatctagtaagattctaggtattttctagttacaaatcgagggtagactagacagacccaccgtaactcgcgcatgcgcggccaagacagtaccgtatctacaatgacgcagccgagcggccagggccctgacgccttgaggcagttattctggcgggaatgtaccagtgttattggcgggacgactgatggacaagagacgattatgtattcttttgcgtagttattgcagtgctctttccctatcccatcctcaaaataaagaataagtttcaattataaaagtctgcggggtgctcaagctacacgatttcatcgaaatagttacgctactgaggctgaaattgccgcgcatgcgcgagttacggtgggtctgatcacatcactggtggaaggggtaggaggagagtacatgtgtgtgtgtgagcgCCGTTCGGCGCTCATTCTGGCTTCACTgcacagaaccgagaattgaCTTAAAATGGGACATTACTCTATAacgaatttattaataaatgtaCAGAAACGTGATTTTACATAACATAAATATGTAAAATGTTCTTTTCACTCTCCTTATTTTTCACATGCTGAAACTTTTATTAAACGAAGACAAAATGCACACATTTTATAACAAGTtcttgtatatattttaatcaATTCGTTTAatccaatatttttgtattgaaaaattatatattatatatgtatattataaaaataatgaatggtacagtagggtggaccttattttccaCCATCGAAATTTTTATGTGCGACCCTCTAGATTTGTTCCatttgataataaaataatttctgcaaAAGCGGAAGTCGATAGGACAAAGGGAAAGGGTGCCACAATTGACTTGAAGTTTGGAAATTTCACTAGTTTTACTCCAATTCTATCTATAACTCCATTGTAACATTTCcgctgaaaaaattattattatttaccaaAAGTATCATTTCTCGGttatttaataacaatatttacttataagtttgaataatttattcgaaAGTTTGAACCTTTAGCGTATAAGAGTACAAGAGTACTACAATATGAAATGAAAACCACTGTTACCTGTCAGCAAGGTTTTGCTTGCTGCAGCTACCTGAGAACCTTTTACCTATTCCACTGACCCTCGGAAACTTTCCGTTAGGCCCTTTAGAAGCCTCCCCTCTTTTATGGTTATACCTAAACTCATTTCTCACTTCTcaccagtgctgccagatggttgtgagatcgcaaccaggtactctcctacttttccccttccactatcctattccatcgctttaggattgagtggggcaaatgggagacacgttgcgcgtgcgcgatggggacgcaacgatgacagatgagatgacatgacatttcgcaggttttaggttattgccgcgtatcgtatcgtactcgtgtacatatacgtacttaatgaaataaatcatatggttcgttctaaatagacattgtaagcattctttattataaataaaattaattgcaacaTGTGAGattttcagtcgtgaagcgaagtatgaatgctttcttttatatgtacaattgaaaaaattttgaaatctgtatgtatgtagtactgagttacattccagtaaaatcaataaatcataatatattttaacactgttaaccctcgtacgcttctcaaaaatagttgcataaaagagactgggatgataaattcactcatttttcttctacacgataaattgacaaattctgttttatttgtaacgttatattttaaagaaatacaataattacatagtatgtgaaataagtaaatgggtgaattttacgcggcaataacctaaaacctgcgaaatgtcatgccattgttgcgtccccatcgcgcacgcgcaacgtgtctcccatttgcctcactcaatccccgtcgcacacgcgcaacgtgtcacatattactctggtcatcagagagggggtacctcatatcggcgtgattcccctcatctggcagcactgcttCTCACTGCAGTCTAGGCCGAATCTTCGTAGCACTCGCATTGGAAATACTACAGAGAGTTGAGTAAGATGGAAACAAGGAGCAGTGATCAGTTATTCCTATTAAATCACTTTGAGTCACAAATTGTTGGGGCTAAATTACCAAGCAACGGACAACTTTTACGTGTATTGTTCTATAATATGCGAAAAGTGAACTTAAATCTACGTGAAAGTGCGGCTTTAGTGATGAAAGAAGTAGAAATTTTCTGGGAAAAGGCGAgaattccaataaaaaaaacatcggaTAGTATTAATAAAGTGGAAAAACTATACAACAAATGGCGAACACTTAATAAAACCGCGAATCGCCAAAATGATCTACAGAGAAAGCGAGAACAAGAATTTATAGATTCATTAGAGGATTTATTCGATATCGCACATGCGAATGCCTTAGAAATGATTTCTGTAGAGGAAGATAAGATATTCCTCCTGCAGCAGAGGGAAAAGAGACGAATCGGTTCGATGGCATCTATTGATCGTAAATTAgtagagaaagaagaaagacaagCAGAGCGGAAGGAACAACAAGAGATGCGGTGGCAACGGGCTCAGGAATCATCGATCAATGGTAATGTTTTGAAGTTCTTTCTAATGctttcacatttatattttccaattatagcaaatttatttttacgttatagattCAGTACAATTAGAATCAACGTCCACATCCAGTGATGAAGAGACAGAAGTCCCGTTAGCAAGAACCATAGAAATTCTTTCGGACGAGCCTCAGGTACCTGACGGTGATGACACCGAGGCAGAGGACTACAATATACCTGGGCCGAGTAACCCCAAGAAAAGACGAGGAAAGCAGAAGGTTATTACTCCAAAATTAGTA comes from Lasioglossum baleicum chromosome 19, iyLasBale1, whole genome shotgun sequence and encodes:
- the LOC143218241 gene encoding uncharacterized protein LOC143218241 isoform X1; amino-acid sequence: METRSSDQLFLLNHFESQIVGAKLPSNGQLLRVLFYNMRKVNLNLRESAALVMKEVEIFWEKARIPIKKTSDSINKVEKLYNKWRTLNKTANRQNDLQRKREQEFIDSLEDLFDIAHANALEMISVEEDKIFLLQQREKRRIGSMASIDRKLVEKEERQAERKEQQEMRWQRAQESSINDSVQLESTSTSSDEETEVPLARTIEILSDEPQVPDGDDTEAEDYNIPGPSNPKKRRGKQKVITPKLVAVLDSCRISDRDAIRIVMATAECLGHDLNELIINRTSIRRYRHNYRSEHAA
- the LOC143218241 gene encoding uncharacterized protein LOC143218241 isoform X2 is translated as METRSSDQLFLLNHFESQIVGAKLPSNGQLLRVLFYNMRKVNLNLRESAALVMKEVEIFWEKARIPIKKTSDSINKVEKLYNKWRTLNKTANRQNDLQRKREQEFIDSLEDLFDIAHANALEMISVEEDKIFLLQQREKRRIGSMASIDRKLVEKEERQAERKEQQEMRWQRAQESSINDSVQLESTSTSSDEETEVPLARTIEILSDEPQVPDGDDTEAEDYNIPGPSNPKKRRGKQKLYHRVVGPIKRRQSSLRQKNGIYHSK